In a single window of the Pseudodesulfovibrio profundus genome:
- a CDS encoding DUF1614 domain-containing protein, translated as MRYPQFQFTGGIFAALLFMFVLLFLFVFLPVSIVAEAFSKLGLTPAQGVLIFIAILIGRGVNVPVYTSKRLVVVPKPRSLQFTLDEYGRPVQLDDEPGNEVKKQAFLLNLGGCIMPILLSLTFLISLQFNGMDSSAYGWIAFALVMVAGGCYAMAKADPYTGLRVPMFMPGLMTFASVYFFVPQEFRPVAAYVAGTIGTLIGGNLIPLLTPRIRNAVGVPNVVIGGAGTFGGVFVAGILAVLLA; from the coding sequence ATGCGATATCCTCAATTTCAATTCACCGGTGGAATTTTTGCTGCACTGCTGTTCATGTTTGTGCTGCTGTTTCTTTTTGTCTTCCTGCCCGTATCTATCGTTGCCGAAGCGTTTTCAAAGCTTGGACTGACGCCTGCTCAGGGTGTGCTTATCTTCATCGCCATTCTCATCGGCAGGGGCGTGAATGTGCCTGTGTATACGAGTAAAAGGCTGGTCGTTGTTCCCAAACCTCGATCCCTGCAATTCACTCTTGATGAATATGGACGCCCTGTTCAGCTTGACGATGAGCCGGGAAACGAAGTGAAGAAGCAAGCCTTTTTGCTTAACCTGGGCGGTTGTATCATGCCGATCCTTTTAAGTTTGACGTTTCTGATCAGCCTTCAATTCAATGGTATGGATTCCAGTGCATATGGTTGGATCGCTTTCGCTTTGGTTATGGTGGCCGGAGGCTGCTATGCCATGGCAAAGGCGGATCCGTATACCGGATTGCGTGTGCCGATGTTCATGCCCGGCCTTATGACGTTTGCTTCCGTTTATTTTTTTGTTCCGCAGGAATTTCGACCTGTTGCCGCGTATGTTGCCGGTACAATAGGTACACTCATAGGTGGAAATCTCATTCCACTTCTTACGCCGCGCATTCGTAATGCAGTTGGAGTTCCTAACGTTGTCATTGGTGGAGCTGGGACTTTCGGCGGCGTATTTGTTGCCGGGATTCTTGCCGTTCTGCTAGCTTAA
- a CDS encoding MogA/MoaB family molybdenum cofactor biosynthesis protein yields the protein MAAIVLSFGEDVQRGDRFDCSTTQAGNVQAVITSPAPPLKVGDVLQAGEGCCRVLAVQWMPGEAGIAGTRSFLMEALEDCQAGEWNFSLSSKRYTLAWVTLSDKGAAGKRADESGPLIGEMVAEKLDLECVQGFIIPDEADQLKALLTDLALTQKFDLIMTTGGTGVGPRDITPEATLAVIEKRLPGYERAMTMASLSKTPHGAISRAVAGTMGRSVIINMPGSPKAVAECLEPLLPTLKHTLEKLQGDPSDCAELRA from the coding sequence ATGGCTGCCATTGTTTTGAGTTTTGGAGAGGATGTGCAACGTGGAGACAGGTTTGATTGCAGCACCACTCAGGCCGGTAATGTGCAAGCCGTGATTACTTCTCCGGCGCCCCCTTTGAAAGTAGGTGACGTGCTCCAGGCTGGTGAGGGATGTTGTCGTGTCCTCGCTGTTCAGTGGATGCCGGGTGAAGCCGGTATCGCTGGAACTCGTTCCTTTCTGATGGAAGCCCTTGAGGATTGTCAGGCGGGTGAATGGAATTTTTCCTTGTCTTCCAAGCGATACACATTGGCCTGGGTTACTTTGAGTGACAAGGGTGCTGCGGGGAAAAGAGCAGACGAATCTGGCCCGCTGATTGGCGAGATGGTTGCTGAGAAACTTGATCTGGAATGTGTACAGGGTTTTATCATCCCAGATGAGGCCGATCAGTTGAAAGCATTGCTGACTGACCTCGCTCTCACGCAGAAGTTTGATTTGATCATGACAACCGGCGGAACCGGTGTGGGGCCTCGCGACATTACACCAGAAGCAACGTTGGCCGTTATCGAAAAAAGGCTCCCCGGCTATGAGCGGGCCATGACCATGGCAAGCCTGAGTAAGACTCCACACGGGGCCATATCCCGAGCTGTTGCAGGTACAATGGGGCGTTCTGTCATCATTAATATGCCGGGAAGCCCAAAGGCTGTTGCCGAGTGCCTGGAACCGTTGTTGCCTACATTGAAACATACGTTGGAAAAATTGCAGGGCGATCCTTCTGATTGCGCTGAATTACGTGCCTAA